A stretch of the uncultured Cohaesibacter sp. genome encodes the following:
- a CDS encoding carbohydrate ABC transporter permease, which translates to MISGSKTKSPLMWVVHLSVVLLVLLWTMPTIGLFVSSIRDKDQLAVSGWWTALFASEQNLIGRAKGPDTQIEKDGVFVIRGNILEETDNSGKVTAFGWRAQDPEAYKVGTVAEMRKGQTLQVDADGTYILTSPEKWKGSRGKRVFHTVTSPPIFTLDNYREVLTAEGIGRSFINSLTVTIPSTIIPILIAAFAAYALAWMHFPGRAVLVAVVVGLLVVPLQMSLIPLLQLYNKVGAFMGVPAKTYLGIWLAHTGFGLPLAIYLLRNYISELPKEIIESARVDGASHFDIFIKIILPLSFPALASFAIFQFLWVWNDLLVAMVFLGNGEDQLVLTGRLREMLGSRGGNWEILTASAFITIIVPLTVFFSLQRYLVRGLLAGSVKGG; encoded by the coding sequence ATGATCTCGGGATCCAAAACAAAATCGCCCTTGATGTGGGTAGTCCATCTTTCCGTTGTTCTTCTGGTGCTGCTCTGGACCATGCCGACAATCGGTCTGTTCGTTTCATCGATCCGTGACAAGGATCAACTGGCCGTGTCTGGCTGGTGGACAGCACTTTTTGCCTCAGAGCAAAATCTGATCGGTCGCGCCAAGGGTCCCGACACCCAGATCGAAAAAGACGGTGTCTTTGTCATTCGCGGCAACATTCTTGAGGAAACCGATAACAGCGGCAAAGTCACGGCCTTTGGTTGGCGCGCCCAGGATCCGGAAGCCTACAAGGTTGGCACTGTTGCTGAAATGAGGAAGGGTCAGACCCTCCAAGTGGATGCGGACGGGACATATATTCTGACCTCGCCGGAGAAGTGGAAAGGCAGCCGCGGCAAGCGGGTCTTCCACACGGTCACCAGCCCTCCGATCTTCACGCTCGACAACTATCGTGAAGTGCTGACCGCTGAAGGCATCGGCCGTAGCTTCATCAACTCACTGACCGTCACGATTCCCTCCACGATCATCCCGATCCTGATTGCCGCCTTTGCTGCCTATGCGCTGGCATGGATGCATTTTCCCGGCCGTGCGGTTCTGGTTGCCGTGGTGGTTGGTTTGCTGGTCGTGCCGCTGCAAATGTCTCTGATCCCGTTGCTCCAGCTCTACAACAAGGTCGGTGCCTTCATGGGTGTGCCAGCCAAGACCTATCTGGGCATCTGGTTGGCCCATACGGGTTTCGGTCTGCCGTTGGCGATCTATTTGCTTCGCAACTATATCTCGGAATTGCCGAAGGAAATTATCGAATCTGCGCGCGTTGATGGGGCCAGCCACTTTGATATCTTCATCAAGATTATCCTGCCGCTCTCATTTCCCGCGCTCGCTTCGTTTGCCATCTTCCAGTTCCTGTGGGTCTGGAACGACCTTCTGGTTGCCATGGTTTTCCTTGGCAATGGCGAGGATCAATTGGTGCTCACGGGCCGTTTGAGAGAAATGCTCGGCTCACGCGGTGGCAACTGGGAAATTTTGACGGCCTCCGCCTTCATTACCATCATCGTGCCGCTCACCGTCTTCTTCTCGCTCCAGCGCTATCTTGTGCGCGGTCTATTGGCCGGTTCGGTCAAGGGCGGCTAA
- a CDS encoding sugar ABC transporter permease yields MEQIASALGIVLVGVMGCVVYFVGSNWLLDRLYPADAASPEKSVRNLAMAHRIRPWLFLGPALLALTLYLVYPAIASLILSVYDKNGETFVGLDNYIWLFQDREFHQAMFNNILWLIFVPAMSTFFGLVIAALTDRIWWGNIAKSLIFMPMAISFIGASIIWKFIYEYRGEGSVQIGLLNAVVEAMGMEPQAWITIPFWNNFFLMIILVWIQTGFAMVILSAALRGIPEETIEAAVIDGANGVQIFFYIMVPQIWKTIAVVWTTITITVLKVFDIVFAMTNGQWDTQVLANLMFSWMFRGGGDFGRGATIAVVIMLLVVPIMIWNIRQANAENKGL; encoded by the coding sequence ATGGAACAAATTGCATCCGCACTCGGCATCGTCTTGGTCGGCGTCATGGGCTGCGTGGTCTATTTCGTCGGTTCAAACTGGCTTTTGGACCGACTATATCCCGCTGATGCAGCATCACCGGAAAAAAGCGTCCGCAATCTGGCGATGGCACACCGGATCAGACCGTGGCTTTTCCTTGGGCCAGCTTTGTTGGCCCTGACCCTATATCTGGTCTATCCGGCGATCGCCTCGCTGATCCTGTCGGTCTATGACAAGAATGGCGAAACATTCGTCGGCCTCGACAATTATATTTGGCTGTTCCAGGACCGTGAATTCCATCAGGCGATGTTCAACAACATCCTGTGGCTGATTTTTGTGCCAGCCATGTCGACCTTCTTCGGGCTGGTGATCGCTGCCCTGACCGACCGCATCTGGTGGGGGAATATTGCCAAGTCGCTGATCTTCATGCCCATGGCCATTTCCTTTATTGGCGCATCGATCATCTGGAAATTCATCTATGAATATCGTGGCGAAGGGTCGGTGCAGATCGGGCTGTTGAATGCCGTGGTCGAAGCCATGGGCATGGAGCCACAGGCATGGATCACGATACCCTTCTGGAACAATTTTTTCCTGATGATCATTCTGGTATGGATCCAGACCGGCTTTGCCATGGTTATCCTGTCTGCTGCGCTGCGCGGCATTCCCGAAGAAACCATTGAGGCCGCCGTGATCGATGGCGCCAACGGCGTGCAAATCTTCTTCTACATCATGGTGCCGCAAATCTGGAAAACCATCGCGGTTGTCTGGACTACCATCACAATCACGGTTCTAAAGGTCTTCGATATCGTCTTTGCCATGACAAATGGTCAATGGGATACGCAGGTTCTAGCCAATCTCATGTTTAGCTGGATGTTCCGTGGTGGCGGTGACTTCGGACGAGGGGCGACCATTGCGGTTGTCATCATGCTGCTCGTCGTTCCGATCATGATCTGGAATATTCGTCAGGCCAACGCTGAAAATAAAGGGCTTTAA
- a CDS encoding ABC transporter substrate-binding protein, with amino-acid sequence MLKTLMMGVAVAALAAGSAQAMDHLKFKPGEDARFNWASYEELKKTDLKGETITVFGPWLSVDKDLFESVVDYFEEATGAKVEYAGSDSFEQQIVIDTGAGSAPNVAIFPQPGLAADLASKGLLTPLSDDTKQWVKDNYAAGQSWVDLGTYKNKEGKDAYFGFFYKVDVKSLVWYVPENFEDAGYEVPQSMEELKALSEQIVKDGGKPWCIGLGSGDATGWPATDWVEDFMLRTQKPDVYDKWVTNEVKFNDPAVIGAIEEFGWFARNDDFVDGGAGAVGTTDFRDSPKGLFTSPPKCYMHRQASFIPSFFPEGTKLGEDADFFYFPAYAGKDLGKPVLGAGTLFAITRESKGARAFIDFLKSPIAHEIWMAQSGLLTPHKGVNIEAYANDALKKQGQILLNATTFRFDGSDLMPGKIGAGAFWTGMVDYAGGKDAQTVGDEIQKTWDALK; translated from the coding sequence ATGTTGAAGACACTTATGATGGGCGTTGCTGTTGCGGCTCTTGCTGCTGGTAGCGCGCAGGCCATGGATCACCTGAAATTCAAACCGGGTGAAGATGCTCGCTTCAACTGGGCTTCCTACGAAGAACTCAAAAAGACCGATCTTAAAGGCGAAACCATTACGGTTTTTGGTCCTTGGCTCAGTGTCGACAAGGACCTGTTTGAGAGCGTAGTCGACTATTTCGAGGAAGCCACTGGCGCCAAGGTCGAGTATGCTGGCTCTGACAGCTTTGAGCAGCAGATCGTGATTGATACCGGGGCAGGCTCCGCGCCCAATGTTGCTATTTTCCCGCAGCCCGGTTTGGCCGCTGACCTCGCTTCCAAAGGCTTGCTGACGCCGCTGTCCGACGACACCAAGCAGTGGGTCAAGGATAATTATGCTGCTGGTCAGTCTTGGGTTGATCTGGGGACCTACAAGAATAAAGAAGGCAAAGACGCATATTTCGGCTTCTTCTACAAAGTCGACGTGAAATCGCTCGTTTGGTATGTGCCGGAAAACTTTGAAGATGCTGGCTATGAAGTCCCTCAGAGCATGGAAGAGCTCAAAGCCCTCAGCGAGCAGATTGTCAAGGACGGTGGCAAGCCATGGTGTATCGGTCTGGGCTCCGGTGATGCGACCGGTTGGCCTGCAACCGACTGGGTCGAAGACTTCATGCTCCGCACGCAGAAGCCGGACGTCTATGACAAGTGGGTTACCAACGAAGTGAAATTCAACGATCCTGCCGTTATTGGTGCGATCGAGGAATTCGGCTGGTTCGCCCGCAACGATGATTTCGTTGATGGCGGGGCAGGGGCAGTCGGCACCACCGATTTCCGTGACAGCCCGAAAGGCCTCTTCACCTCCCCACCAAAATGCTACATGCATCGTCAGGCTTCCTTCATTCCATCCTTCTTCCCTGAAGGGACCAAATTGGGTGAAGACGCCGACTTCTTCTATTTCCCTGCCTATGCTGGCAAGGATCTTGGCAAGCCGGTTCTCGGTGCAGGCACTCTGTTTGCAATCACCCGCGAATCCAAAGGTGCACGGGCATTTATCGACTTCCTGAAATCGCCAATTGCGCACGAAATCTGGATGGCTCAGTCTGGCTTGCTGACGCCGCATAAGGGCGTGAATATCGAAGCCTATGCCAACGATGCCCTGAAAAAACAGGGTCAAATCCTGCTCAATGCAACGACTTTCCGCTTTGATGGTTCCGACCTGATGCCCGGCAAGATTGGCGCAGGCGCATTCTGGACCGGCATGGTCGACTATGCTGGCGGCAAGGACGCCCAGACGGTTGGTGACGAAATCCAGAAAACCTGGGATGCTCTGAAGTAA
- a CDS encoding substrate-binding domain-containing protein — MNLKELSTLLNLSQTTVSRALNGYPEVGEKTRLRVLEAAQKHNYHPSSSAKRLAMGRANSVAHVVPQSARHSMINPHFSDFIAGAGETYSRYGYDMVISVVPEIQQESIYRELTRSGRVDGFIVHGPAKDDPRIELLESLDVPFVVHGRTEVNKDRYSWLDVNNRSSFKRATNFLLDLGHKRIALLNGLQDMDFAYRRLIGYEAALRSHGLEADPDLIFSSDMIEPYGYMVTRQLLERQEAPSAILTSSVLTALGVVRAAQEMGLHIGKDLSVLTFDDQLSFLQHSGVPLFTAVRSSIFEAGKRLAEILLDRINNPDQPLTQELWETDLVVGRSTGPYMGN, encoded by the coding sequence GTGAATTTAAAAGAATTGTCCACTCTCCTGAACCTGTCCCAGACGACGGTCAGTCGCGCCCTTAATGGATATCCGGAAGTGGGTGAGAAGACGCGGTTGCGTGTTCTGGAAGCTGCGCAGAAGCACAATTACCACCCCTCCTCCTCGGCCAAACGACTGGCCATGGGGCGCGCCAATTCGGTTGCCCATGTCGTGCCGCAAAGCGCCAGACACTCGATGATCAACCCCCACTTCTCCGACTTTATAGCCGGTGCAGGCGAGACCTATTCACGCTATGGCTATGACATGGTCATTTCCGTTGTGCCGGAAATCCAGCAGGAAAGCATCTATCGCGAGTTGACGCGCTCGGGACGCGTTGACGGCTTCATTGTCCATGGCCCGGCAAAGGATGATCCGCGCATTGAACTGCTCGAAAGCCTCGACGTGCCTTTCGTTGTTCATGGGCGCACAGAGGTGAACAAGGACCGCTATAGCTGGCTTGATGTCAACAATCGCAGTTCTTTCAAACGGGCAACCAACTTCCTGCTCGACCTGGGACACAAACGCATCGCCTTGCTGAATGGTCTGCAGGACATGGACTTTGCCTATCGCCGTCTGATCGGATATGAGGCCGCCCTGCGCTCACATGGACTGGAAGCTGATCCGGATCTGATTTTTTCGTCTGACATGATCGAGCCCTATGGCTATATGGTCACGCGCCAGTTGCTTGAACGGCAGGAAGCGCCCAGCGCCATCCTGACATCGTCGGTTCTTACGGCGCTTGGTGTGGTGCGCGCCGCTCAGGAAATGGGCCTGCACATTGGCAAGGATCTGTCGGTGCTCACGTTTGATGACCAACTGTCATTCCTGCAGCATTCGGGGGTGCCACTCTTCACCGCCGTGCGCTCTTCCATTTTTGAGGCCGGAAAACGGCTGGCAGAAATCCTGCTTGACCGGATCAACAATCCGGACCAACCCCTCACCCAGGAACTCTGGGAAACCGATCTGGTTGTCGGTCGGTCAACAGGCCCTTATATGGGCAATTGA
- a CDS encoding GH1 family beta-glucosidase, producing MPALKRQSSFTLSRADFPDDFKFGTSTSAYQIEGSKFGGAGSTHWDTFATTPGNVVNFENGATACDHYHKWQEDLDLMRDLGIDSYRFSSSWARVMPDGKGEVNAAGLDFYDRLVDGLLERDIEPHLTLYHWELPSALSDLGGWQNRDIADYFANYAEIMIKRMGDRLESVATFNEPWCITWLSHYHGIHAPGLRDIRAATRASHHVPLAHAKAVSALRAMNQKNLGIVLNFEHTSAFDDKKSSIRAAQIAEGIYNRWFLGGLFKGVYPEDVVHYLEPYLPAGWQDDMAAISAPIDWLGINYYTRNLVVEKDHNMGCRLPNFTSEPGPLPKTEMNWEVYPEGLSAILRWISETYTGALPLTVTENGMANDDHLIDGVVDDQERIAYLDMHFKAALDVIKDGVPLTGYFVWSFMDNFEWALGYDKRFGIIHVDFETLERLPKASYHALKDFLA from the coding sequence ATGCCAGCACTGAAACGACAATCTTCCTTTACCCTTTCGCGCGCTGATTTTCCCGATGACTTCAAATTCGGCACATCGACCTCGGCCTATCAGATCGAAGGCAGCAAATTTGGCGGCGCTGGCAGCACTCACTGGGATACCTTTGCCACCACGCCCGGCAATGTGGTCAATTTCGAAAATGGGGCGACTGCCTGTGATCATTATCACAAATGGCAGGAAGATCTCGATTTGATGCGTGACTTGGGAATCGATTCCTATCGGTTTTCGAGTTCATGGGCGCGGGTCATGCCCGACGGCAAGGGTGAGGTGAATGCAGCAGGGCTCGATTTTTACGATCGGTTGGTCGACGGGCTTCTGGAACGCGATATCGAGCCACATTTGACGCTCTATCACTGGGAGTTGCCGAGCGCACTCTCTGATCTGGGCGGCTGGCAAAACCGGGATATTGCCGATTATTTTGCCAACTATGCGGAAATCATGATCAAGCGCATGGGGGATCGTCTTGAAAGCGTTGCGACCTTCAATGAGCCTTGGTGCATAACGTGGCTTAGCCATTATCACGGCATTCATGCGCCCGGCTTGCGTGATATTCGCGCTGCGACCCGTGCATCACACCATGTGCCCCTTGCTCATGCGAAAGCCGTTTCAGCCTTGCGTGCGATGAACCAGAAAAATCTGGGTATCGTGCTGAATTTTGAACATACGAGCGCCTTTGATGACAAGAAAAGCTCGATCAGGGCAGCGCAGATTGCCGAAGGAATTTACAATCGCTGGTTCCTTGGTGGCCTGTTCAAGGGCGTTTATCCCGAAGATGTGGTCCATTATCTCGAACCCTATCTGCCGGCTGGCTGGCAGGACGACATGGCAGCAATCAGCGCACCTATCGACTGGCTGGGCATCAATTATTACACACGCAATCTGGTGGTCGAGAAGGACCACAATATGGGATGCAGACTGCCAAACTTTACATCCGAGCCCGGCCCTCTGCCAAAGACCGAGATGAATTGGGAAGTCTATCCTGAAGGTCTCAGTGCAATTCTGCGCTGGATCAGCGAGACCTATACCGGCGCCCTGCCTCTGACGGTCACCGAAAATGGTATGGCCAATGATGATCACTTGATTGACGGCGTCGTGGATGATCAGGAGCGGATCGCCTATCTCGACATGCACTTCAAGGCCGCACTTGACGTGATCAAGGACGGGGTGCCTCTGACGGGCTATTTTGTCTGGTCCTTCATGGACAATTTTGAATGGGCGCTGGGCTATGACAAACGCTTCGGCATCATTCACGTGGATTTCGAAACGTTGGAACGACTGCCAAAAGCCTCCTACCATGCGCTGAAGGACTTTTTGGCCTAG
- a CDS encoding Lrp/AsnC family transcriptional regulator, with protein sequence MDDLDRRLLLLLQKDGRRASADLAKEIGLSVSATNERVRKLIDTGAVATIEAVLDPIKSGFGVTAFIFVDLDYSFDEQEFVSSVIAFDEVQEMHHVTGKHSYLLKVRTRTNDDLNHFIVRSLKALPGVRATETQIALNTAKETRVLPL encoded by the coding sequence ATGGATGATCTGGATCGGCGGTTGCTTTTGCTTTTGCAAAAGGACGGAAGGCGCGCAAGTGCTGACCTTGCAAAGGAAATCGGACTGTCAGTAAGCGCAACGAATGAACGCGTGCGCAAACTGATTGATACAGGGGCTGTTGCCACGATAGAGGCGGTGCTCGATCCAATAAAGAGCGGATTCGGCGTGACCGCTTTCATTTTCGTCGATTTGGATTACTCGTTCGACGAGCAAGAATTTGTATCCAGTGTAATTGCTTTCGATGAAGTGCAGGAGATGCATCATGTCACGGGAAAGCATTCCTACCTTTTAAAGGTGAGAACGCGAACCAACGATGACCTGAATCACTTTATCGTTCGGTCTCTCAAAGCGCTTCCGGGCGTGCGAGCAACCGAAACTCAAATAGCGCTGAATACAGCCAAGGAAACCAGAGTTTTGCCTTTATAG